A stretch of the Capsicum annuum cultivar UCD-10X-F1 chromosome 8, UCD10Xv1.1, whole genome shotgun sequence genome encodes the following:
- the LOC107856050 gene encoding 50S ribosomal protein L27-like, with the protein MNAATSLFRRLNIRELVTRTPAYNTASGNIIVRQRRTRFHPGNYVGIGKDHTLYALKEGCVKFEHHKLSGRKWVHVEPKDGHLLLPINSSTTAAEPKTAT; encoded by the exons ATGAATGCTGCAACATCGTTATTTAGGAGGTTAAATATCAGAGAGCTGGTAACAAGAACACCTGCTTACAATACCGCTAGTG GAAATATTATTGTTCGTCAAAGGAGAACCCGATTTCATCCTGGAAACTATGTTGGAATTGGGAAAGATCACACGCTTTATGCTTTGAAGGAAGGCTGTGTTAAGTTTGAGCACCACAAGTTGAGTGGGCGCAAATGGGTGCATGTTGAGCCCAAGGATGGGCATTTGCTTCTCCCAATCAACTCAAGCACTACAGCTGCCGAACCGAAGACAGCTACTTAA